TGAACCCCTTAAAAGTGTGAACTATCGGGTTCTCACCGGAAAACGAGACGATCATAAAGAGCAGCACTGCCATTGCAGACAGCAGCAGATACTTGCCCAGATTCTGTTTTTTGACCGCCGGAAGCAGGGCCACTTTCAGGCTGTTCCAGTGAGAATAGAACAGCCAGAAAAAACCCAGCACGAGTTCCAGACCCGCGAGTGCAATCATGTCCGGGCCGGAATAAGTGGTGGCGGCACAGATCATCAGAAAGATCGATCCCCAGGCAGCAAAACGCTGGTACTTTCCCCAGCAACCGGCTGCAGCCATCACCAGAATGGTATTCTTGACCGCAAACATCAGGATCAGTTCAAAAGGCCTGCCAGTGCCAAAAAAGATACGTTGAACAGGTTCCCAGGCCAGGCTGAGCAGCATGACGGCCAGCAGAATCAGGTTCACCGTCGATTCTACACCGCCCCGTTTTTTGAGCGCGAGGAAGTACCTGGCTCCCAGAAAAGCCACCGTCACTTCAATGAGTGTATTGACAGCGATCCAGGTGCGGGAATATCTACCATGAGAGTCTGAAATACAGAGCGCCAATGCCCCCGTCAGGACCATCGCGATACTGACGTAATGCAGGATCCGGCTCTCCGCAGAATTGGTTCGTTCAGCCGGCATAGCACGCTTTCTTCCAACTGTCAGTAAATGCCTTTTGACGACTTTCTTCCGGGCTGTCCAGGTGTAACCAGGGTTCGCATTCGCACGTTGGTTGATTCCCCGATTGTCGGGCAGGGGCATCCTGAACAACGATCATTCGGGAACGAAGACGGTTCACTCCCTGATTGACCCGTTGCGCGAAGCCACTGCTGTTCGTAACAATGAATTCAGGCAGGGGAGAAGCAGCCTGCTTTCGTACGGAATTCTCGAGTCCCCCGTTGGGGATGGAAGCCAGTTCATCAAGAAGTTTATGCAGGTCTCTCTGATTTCCATCGCAGCGAAACAACTGATCGCCCACGAGGCATTCCACTGAAGCATGCTGATTTAACAGTGAGTGACAGATACTGGCTGTGATGCGAATCACCGCTTCCAGGGAGTCGTCGTTCCCATGCCGGTAATGCGATCGCTGGAGATCGGGAATCACACGCAGAGCACAAACCGCCGCTGCCTGGCGTTCGGTGACAATCATCTGGCCCTGCCTGGCGGATTGCGACCAGTGCACCCGCCGCAGGGAGTCGCCCAGTCGGAAAGCCCGGGTGCCAATCACATCGCCGTAATCTCCTGCCCGGTGCGAAGTAAAGCGGTCTTCGCTGGAAGTGACTTCTCGCAGCTCAGGCATAAAGGCCAGCTGGGAGATCTCCGGCCAGACGATCAATACGGAATCGACGGACAACGGAATCTTCTTTTTGTATAACCCGAACGGAAAGGCGGTCTCCAGGAAAGCAGTGCTGGTTGAATAAATACCTCGTTTCCGGGGACTGAAATCCCAGATATACTCACTGGTTTTCCAGCCAGGAATACAGTCGATGGCAACTTCACACAGGTGGTCATCATGTTCTGAGAAGGGATGCCGCAGGTAAACACCCCAGGCGGGCCAGGGCCAGCTGTTTTTGACGATCAGTCTGGCACCGACAGGTTCCCCGCACCGGGTACGAACTTTGTTAAAGGAGAGTTCTGCAGAAAGTCCCTGCACGCTGATCCAGGGCCACAAGACGCCGACCAGAATGATCATCGCCAGGGCAGCCGCGATATACAGAATCGCCGTATTGACCAGCAGCCCGCAAATGAAGGCGGTCAAAATGCTGATCGCCAGGCACCAGAACGGGTTTCTGACCCAGTAGACCCATTGATTGAGCTGGGGGCAGAAATCGTAATGGAGCATCGTGTTGACGGTGTCTAACCACGAATGAGCAGTCTCTGACTGCTTATGAACATTCAGTTTATCTGGTTCATGCATAGTTCACCTCATATGCCCGGAGAAATATTATTGATGATTATTTAAAGGGACTTCCCTGTCCCTGTGATAAGTGAAACGATCCGTCCTGATATTCCACACAAGTCCATACGGTCTGATTTATCTGGTGTTTAATCCAGTAAAAACGCCTTTTTCGCTGCGTACCATGATAGACTTCCGGGAAACCCTGCAGTTCCGGGCTACCAACCATACTTGGGTTGGCTTTGAAATAGTGTCCCAGGAGGTCGCTGTCTGACTTGCCAATTGAAGTCTCTCTTTGCCACTGCACCCCATCAATTTCCAGAACCGCAGGCGGGTCGACAATTGCGGGGCCCTTCAGGTCTGTTCCCTCACCGGAACAGGCGGTCCACAGAGCTGGGGCTGTCAGCAATAGCAGTACAAGGGGTCGTCGAACAATAAGTTGAGAGTTAACAGGCATGGGAGAGGTCAGTGCATTCATCGGAAAAATAAAACATCATTTCTAATCAGACTGTCTTAGGAGCAAGGCTATACGAACGGTCAAAATTCACCCAAAACCTGGCCATCAGCGCGACTGAACAGATTACGCAGCGTCTCCAGATGGATGTTCTCGCCCAGAAACCGCACGCTTCCGTCACAGAGTAGGACATTGGCACCGCCAACATGCAGGCTGCGGGCTCCTGAAACGACCTCCCCATGATGAACCACATCAGGTGATTGTGAATTAGGGGAGTAGTATCCGTGGACAAGCGTGGTGTAGCCAAGCCCCCGAATCCACATCCCGGCACGGCCTCCATCGTAGGCCGAAGCAGCTTGGGAAACGAGAGCATCGGAATTCACACTACAGGCCCCCCCGCCAGAGACGCGTTTCATCTGCCGATTCGGATCCAGGAGTGTTCCTGTGTCAGGTCCTCTGGCCCCAAACAGAGTTTCCGCCATGAAGATCGTATTCGTGGTTCCATCAGTAATATCGCGCAGTCGCGTCGAGGAACCACGCCAGAAGAGGCCATCATTGGCTGTTGTGCAATACTCCAGGTTGAGCCCGGAGCCACCATTGACAAGGTAGTTTGACCCCGCCCAGACAGCTCCATTTGAATCGGTGTAGAACACATTTCCCGCATCACTGGGGCACATAAAGATCGGAATTGTCTGTTTAACGACATCCACCAGACCCGGGTTGAGAGTGGCCGCCCAGGGGGGACCTGATAACAGTGGCTCACTGAAATCGATCAGATTGTGCAGATTAGCCTGATCAATGTAAGGCAGCAACTGAGCTGAAGGGGAGTAGCCATACAGCGAGTCGGCGGCCATCAATGGGAGACGCGAATGTGTGGAATAGTAATTATGGAGCGCCAAACCAAGTTGTTTCAAATTATTTTTGCACTGAGTTCGTCTGGCTGCTTCACGTGCCATCTGGACTGCAGGCAGCAGCAGGGCAAGGAGAATGGCGATGATGGCAATTACCACCAGTAATTCGATCAGTGTGAAACCACGATGTTTGCGTTTCATGTTCTTTACTCCAACGGATTTTGAAAAAGTAGTATCGAATCCGGCGTTAGGCGGCGGCTTGCCTGAATCTATGACTGAATACGCACAATACATTTAATATACGCATTAATGCAAATGCAAAACAATTGCAATTATACGTTTTTTTGAAAATTGCTTAGGCTGTAATACGCGCAGAGAAAATGTGCGTTGGAAACCTGTGAAGGGAGGGCGTACAAAGAGCGTTGTTCCCGAGGGGGCATCCCCTGGGCACAGATCAGGAACTGATGCATTTGTCGTTGTTGTAACTAAGCAGACTGTTGATTCATGTGATTTGTCGTTTTTCTCTATGCAGAATGCTGGAACCCAGGACGAAACAGATCATTCCAAAGCAAACGAGGATCACCAGTGCAGGGCTCTGTTCGGGAATCACTTCCGCTTCCGTGGACTCTTGCTGAACTTCACTCATTTCGATCCCTTCGACTTCGGGTAATGACTGTGTCGGCTGGAGAGCCGCTGACAATGCGAGCTGATAGTCAGAGAGAGTGGAGGGACTGGCTTCGTTGCCGGGAGCATTTAATTGCTGATTCAAAAAATCATGAAATGCCTGATTGCCACACGTTTCGTAAGAACAGGCAGCACCATGTTCGGCTACCAGTTCAGTATGCACTGCAGCCAGTTTCTGCAGGGTTTCTTTGTTGGGAGTCCAGTACCCTTTGCGGGCCGTCTCCAGCATCACCGCAGTCATGTCCTGCAGTGCATACGGGTTTTTCTCTTCAAAGTATTCGCGCATCTTCAGGTTATGTTTGTCTTCAATATAAACCTGAAACGTTTCGTCCCACATATCCTGGCTGATGGCCGCTGGTTGCATGACATTCCAGCCATACATATTGCGTACATTTTCAGTAAGTGAAGCAGCAGCGGAAGGCCCCTCACGCTGCATACTCTGAATAAAGCGGGGATTCCACAAGGATGTCCGGGCTTCTTCGCGAATGGCGCCGATGGATGTGGTGACTTTCGCACGACCGGGTTGTCTTAAGTCACTGAAATAGCCTGTAGGATCAGTCCCCGTTGTATCGCGAACAGCCAGGGTAATCCCCCCCATAAATTCATAAACGTGATCGAGTGAAAGTGGCCCCCACGTATTCGATGAGCGGGGATGTACGACCGCTTCGACTCCCTGCATTTGTGCTTCCAGTAGTCCCGGCAGAACCGTGCCCCAGCGGTCACCGTCCCGATAGACTCCCGACATGTTCTGAATGTAGCGTTTCGCGACCTGACTTTCAGACTCCCAGGTATCTCCCCGTTCGACCATACCCATGATCTGGGTACCATAACTGCTGTTAGAGGCGGAGCCAAAGATTCGGGCCGTAGCAAAATCCCGGGCATCTTTAGCTGATACGCCACCTTGTTTCAGGGCCTGCTCTGTCTGTTTAGTTCCTTCGCGTACGAAGTTCGGGAATTTTTCCTGTTCCAGATTACTGGCAATCTGAACGGCATCATCAATCAGTTTGATCCGGGAAGCGGCAGCGTCGCGAAATTGACCTGACGTCTGGACCAGCACATCGACGCGTGGCCTTTGGAGTTCGTCTGAAGGAATGACTTCGACATCGTAGACGACACCACGCGAATTCCAGACAGGACGCATCCCCATGAGATACAGGATCTGAGCGATTGCGGTGCCTTTGCCTCGAATGAATTCACCTCCCCAAAGTGAGATTGCAACCTGACGGGGATAATTTCCAGCGTGTGAGGCCTGATGCGCTGCCAGCATCTCATCTGTCAGTCTGACACCAACCCGCCAGGCTTCCGGCGTGGGGGTCTGTTCTGCATTGATCGAATACAGATTGCGTCCGGTGGGAATAGCATCCGAATTGACCAGCGGATCACCACCACTGGATGGCGCGATATAACTGGCATTGAGAGCAGCGGTGATCTGCTCCAGTTCGCGTTCCGGAGAGATTTGCAGATTCCGGGCATTCAGTTGTGAAGTCTCGATGAGCTCAATCAGTTTCTGCTGCTGTAGAGGAGATTTGACAATCATTGCTTTGAACTCGTCCGCAGAGTTCCAGAGTCGTTTTGTTTCAGACTCATCCTGGGGTTTTCTCGCGACTACGGGAGAGTCCGTTGTGACCTTCACTCTTGGAGCGAGTTGCGGATCGTCGGTGGACTGAGCATCAGCACCAACGAACTTCACTTGTGCACCCGGGAGTGGACGCGAACTATGATCATCTGCTGGTGAGTCGTTTACCGAGGACTGTTTAGAATCAACTGGCTCTGTGCCTGCTGGTTGAGTCCCTTGTTTCTGTTGTGGATCTTTCGGATGGGATGGGGAACTGCTTTTGCCGGGGGATGTCTGCTGTTTGTGTTTTGCTTTCCCTTTCTGAGTGGCCCCGGAGAGTCCATCTGGTTTCTGTCCCGAGGCGGGAGACGTTCTCTGTTTTTCGGCTGCCACAGCGGCTTTGATTATCGCCTGCTTGTCTGCACTGAAGAGTAAATCGGTTTTCAGTTTGCCTGTGAGTACTTCGGAGACGAATTGTCGGGCCAGGTCCTGTCGATATTCCATGGAGTCATCGTTCACCGGTTTCCCCAATGCCGTTAGTAACTGGTCGACACCTTGTTCCCCGAGCATCGCGGTCGCCGTCTGCTCAATCTGTTTCTCTCCCAGGTTACGTCCGATGACATGGAGCCCGTCGGTGATGCTCTGATCTTTCAACTGATGAATATAGTTGTGAACTTCAGTCAGTTCTACTTCGGTTAATAATCGATTGGTCAGTTCTTCACCATTCAGACCCAGATCTTCTGCCAGGTTGAGTTCAGTCACCAGTTCCGTGACCGAACGAAGCGTCTCCTCGCGCAACAGGGGATCTTCTACCTGTTCCCAGTCATGAATTTTATCGTGCAACAGAGAGAGAGCACCGTAGAGTCCCGCCTCCATGAAGGGAGGCGTTAAATGGGAAACAATGACAGCATTGGAACGCCGCTTGGCAACCAGGGCTTCGCCGACGTTATTGATCACATAAGGATAAATATGAGGGACATCTCCGATGAGAATATGCGGCCAGCAGTCTCGGCTCAGGCAGTTTGATTTCCCATACGTAAATTCCAGGGAGCCATGCGTGCCGAAGTGCATGATTGCATCTGCCTGGAATCCATAGCGGGCCCAGAGGTAGGCACCGAGATAAAAGTGTGGGGCAGCCTGGTCTGTCCCATGGATTGAGCTGATCTCGTCTTCCGTCTCGCCGCCTCCACCTGCGGTTGGCTGGGGCATAATCACGACATTCCCCAACTGAATGCGGCTGATACCCAGGTGGGGTTGACCATCGATGTTGGTGACCATTTTTTCGCCGGGTAACTCTCCCCAGAGATTGATGGTCTCCTGTTGCCGCTTCGGTGAGAGTGCCTGCTGGAACCATTCCGCATAGCGGGTGGCTGGAACCAGTTCCGGATCAGCTTCTTTGAGAAAAGTCTCAAAGGCACCCAGGGCCCATTGGCCGAGTGTCTTACCTTTTGCCTGGATGAGTGCGAATAATGCGTCGGGGGATTCCGGGAGGGAACCGCCGAGATCATAACCTTCAGACTGTAGACGCTGTAGTGTGTTCCAGAGTGCGGGAGCGACTTCCAGACCGCCGGCAGACAAAGCTGCCATGCCGGGGGACTTGTAATAAACTATGACAATCCGTTTCTCTGAATTTGGTTTTTTCCGTAACTTAAGCCAGTTCAAAAGCAGATTAACGCGGTTTTCGATCTGATCGTCCATAGGAGCCCGGACATTGAGCCCGCGTGCATTAGGTTCCATGGAGGAGACGACGATGGGTTCGATGATGCCATCCAGCTCTGGGGCCGTGATCGACTGACCCATGAAGCCTCCTTCCATTCCGCGTTCGTCGTTGAGCCAGCGTTCACGGTTCGAGAGTAACGGAAGCGCGCTGACGATCGGGCAGTTCAGCTCGCGGAGCAGTTGATCTCCCTGTCCACCATACGAGAAGCGGCCGTGTGGGAAAGTCAGTATCAGATCG
This sequence is a window from Gimesia sp.. Protein-coding genes within it:
- a CDS encoding DUF58 domain-containing protein; protein product: MHEPDKLNVHKQSETAHSWLDTVNTMLHYDFCPQLNQWVYWVRNPFWCLAISILTAFICGLLVNTAILYIAAALAMIILVGVLWPWISVQGLSAELSFNKVRTRCGEPVGARLIVKNSWPWPAWGVYLRHPFSEHDDHLCEVAIDCIPGWKTSEYIWDFSPRKRGIYSTSTAFLETAFPFGLYKKKIPLSVDSVLIVWPEISQLAFMPELREVTSSEDRFTSHRAGDYGDVIGTRAFRLGDSLRRVHWSQSARQGQMIVTERQAAAVCALRVIPDLQRSHYRHGNDDSLEAVIRITASICHSLLNQHASVECLVGDQLFRCDGNQRDLHKLLDELASIPNGGLENSVRKQAASPLPEFIVTNSSGFAQRVNQGVNRLRSRMIVVQDAPARQSGNQPTCECEPWLHLDSPEESRQKAFTDSWKKACYAG
- a CDS encoding DUF1559 domain-containing protein; protein product: MKRKHRGFTLIELLVVIAIIAILLALLLPAVQMAREAARRTQCKNNLKQLGLALHNYYSTHSRLPLMAADSLYGYSPSAQLLPYIDQANLHNLIDFSEPLLSGPPWAATLNPGLVDVVKQTIPIFMCPSDAGNVFYTDSNGAVWAGSNYLVNGGSGLNLEYCTTANDGLFWRGSSTRLRDITDGTTNTIFMAETLFGARGPDTGTLLDPNRQMKRVSGGGACSVNSDALVSQAASAYDGGRAGMWIRGLGYTTLVHGYYSPNSQSPDVVHHGEVVSGARSLHVGGANVLLCDGSVRFLGENIHLETLRNLFSRADGQVLGEF
- a CDS encoding cobaltochelatase subunit CobN; amino-acid sequence: MFKKYLSSVVLLALCFSGGLWAYYEYLRPFRIATVGFSDTDWANWENALQQTPYSLHRYPDEGIDTANLQNYNLVFIRGQGLNLTPEQVARITRARAAGTHFYIRTATNALSNQQNSLPETHRQQIADFLTHGGEENLIGMAHYAAHHLGGREVEVPALIEVPQYGFFHLDGNIFESLADYEAFASSRASARDTEAPRVALLAGFMDPQDKMNREPVDVIIRQLEAGGAKVYPIFGRTEAFPLLQAVQPDLILTFPHGRFSYGGQGDQLLRELNCPIVSALPLLSNRERWLNDERGMEGGFMGQSITAPELDGIIEPIVVSSMEPNARGLNVRAPMDDQIENRVNLLLNWLKLRKKPNSEKRIVIVYYKSPGMAALSAGGLEVAPALWNTLQRLQSEGYDLGGSLPESPDALFALIQAKGKTLGQWALGAFETFLKEADPELVPATRYAEWFQQALSPKRQQETINLWGELPGEKMVTNIDGQPHLGISRIQLGNVVIMPQPTAGGGGETEDEISSIHGTDQAAPHFYLGAYLWARYGFQADAIMHFGTHGSLEFTYGKSNCLSRDCWPHILIGDVPHIYPYVINNVGEALVAKRRSNAVIVSHLTPPFMEAGLYGALSLLHDKIHDWEQVEDPLLREETLRSVTELVTELNLAEDLGLNGEELTNRLLTEVELTEVHNYIHQLKDQSITDGLHVIGRNLGEKQIEQTATAMLGEQGVDQLLTALGKPVNDDSMEYRQDLARQFVSEVLTGKLKTDLLFSADKQAIIKAAVAAEKQRTSPASGQKPDGLSGATQKGKAKHKQQTSPGKSSSPSHPKDPQQKQGTQPAGTEPVDSKQSSVNDSPADDHSSRPLPGAQVKFVGADAQSTDDPQLAPRVKVTTDSPVVARKPQDESETKRLWNSADEFKAMIVKSPLQQQKLIELIETSQLNARNLQISPERELEQITAALNASYIAPSSGGDPLVNSDAIPTGRNLYSINAEQTPTPEAWRVGVRLTDEMLAAHQASHAGNYPRQVAISLWGGEFIRGKGTAIAQILYLMGMRPVWNSRGVVYDVEVIPSDELQRPRVDVLVQTSGQFRDAAASRIKLIDDAVQIASNLEQEKFPNFVREGTKQTEQALKQGGVSAKDARDFATARIFGSASNSSYGTQIMGMVERGDTWESESQVAKRYIQNMSGVYRDGDRWGTVLPGLLEAQMQGVEAVVHPRSSNTWGPLSLDHVYEFMGGITLAVRDTTGTDPTGYFSDLRQPGRAKVTTSIGAIREEARTSLWNPRFIQSMQREGPSAAASLTENVRNMYGWNVMQPAAISQDMWDETFQVYIEDKHNLKMREYFEEKNPYALQDMTAVMLETARKGYWTPNKETLQKLAAVHTELVAEHGAACSYETCGNQAFHDFLNQQLNAPGNEASPSTLSDYQLALSAALQPTQSLPEVEGIEMSEVQQESTEAEVIPEQSPALVILVCFGMICFVLGSSILHREKRQIT